A region of Beijerinckia sp. 28-YEA-48 DNA encodes the following proteins:
- a CDS encoding LysR family transcriptional regulator: MEAVNFNRLAYFAAVVDAGSFTRAAERLGITKAVVSQQVAKLESELKTTLLLRTTRRVVPTEAGRLLHARCILILREAEDAVGELTQANAEPTGTLRITAPSDYGTSMIAPLAAAFSQRFPACSVELILSDAKIDLVDNQIDVSIRVGWLQDSTLQARRIGTFRQLLVAAPAVAQTVRATAPEELASYPFIANLALRDPLTWRFSQGDFDRRTVRLRQALAMNATPAVLAATLAGGGLSILPDFEAQPHIASGRLARLLPAWDLPSGGIHTVYPAARFRPPKVTRFVAMLVDAQKRTTPKQ; the protein is encoded by the coding sequence ATGGAGGCCGTCAACTTCAACCGGCTGGCTTATTTCGCGGCGGTGGTGGACGCTGGCTCCTTCACGCGCGCCGCCGAACGGCTCGGCATCACCAAAGCCGTGGTCAGCCAGCAGGTCGCCAAGCTGGAGAGCGAGCTGAAGACCACCCTCCTGCTGCGCACGACGCGACGGGTCGTGCCGACCGAGGCCGGCCGCCTCCTGCATGCCCGTTGCATCCTGATCCTGCGCGAGGCGGAGGATGCAGTCGGAGAATTGACGCAAGCCAATGCGGAACCTACGGGCACGCTGCGCATCACCGCGCCCAGCGACTATGGCACCTCGATGATCGCGCCGCTGGCCGCCGCCTTCTCGCAGCGCTTTCCCGCCTGCAGCGTCGAACTCATTCTGTCCGACGCCAAGATCGATCTGGTCGACAACCAGATCGATGTTTCTATTCGCGTCGGCTGGTTGCAGGATTCAACACTTCAGGCCCGTCGGATCGGCACGTTCCGGCAACTCCTGGTGGCGGCGCCTGCCGTGGCGCAGACCGTGCGCGCCACGGCGCCGGAAGAGCTTGCGAGCTACCCTTTCATCGCCAACCTTGCCCTGCGTGATCCCCTCACTTGGCGTTTCAGCCAAGGCGACTTTGACCGGCGCACCGTGCGCCTGCGTCAGGCCCTTGCCATGAACGCGACGCCTGCAGTGCTAGCGGCGACGCTCGCGGGCGGCGGCCTGTCCATCCTGCCTGATTTCGAAGCTCAGCCGCATATCGCATCCGGCCGGCTCGCGCGCCTGTTACCAGCATGGGACCTGCCGTCCGGCGGCATTCACACGGTCTATCCCGCGGCACGCTTTCGCCCGCCGAAAGTCACCCGCTTCGTCGCGATGCTGGTGGACGCGCAGAAGCGGACGACGCCGAAACAATGA